One window of Flavobacteriales bacterium genomic DNA carries:
- a CDS encoding MBL fold metallo-hydrolase translates to MKLYTIDTGFFKLDGGAMFGVVPKVLWEKRHPADERNLCSWALRCLLVETDGHLILIDNGMGDKQDAKFFSYYYLHGDATLVGSLKKHGFTPDDITDVFLTHLHFDHCGGSIRREGDKLVPAFRNATYWSNKFHWEWATKPNPREKASFLQENILPIQESGQLKFVDAERKQDTDTPFVKGLFPGFDVLMVNGHTDAMMIPHIAYKGRTVIYMADLIPSANHIPVPWVISYDTRPLLSMQEKAPLLESAADKGSILYFEHDPVTECAVVERTEKGVRLKETLRLGEI, encoded by the coding sequence ATGAAGCTTTACACGATCGATACCGGTTTCTTCAAGTTGGACGGCGGCGCCATGTTCGGCGTGGTACCGAAGGTGCTCTGGGAAAAGAGGCATCCGGCGGACGAGCGCAACCTCTGTTCCTGGGCCTTGCGCTGCCTGTTGGTGGAAACGGACGGCCACCTGATCCTGATCGACAACGGCATGGGCGACAAGCAGGACGCGAAATTCTTCAGCTACTACTACCTCCATGGCGATGCCACGCTGGTCGGATCGCTGAAGAAGCACGGCTTCACACCGGACGACATCACCGACGTGTTCCTCACGCACCTGCACTTCGACCATTGCGGGGGAAGCATCCGGCGCGAAGGCGATAAACTGGTGCCGGCCTTCAGGAATGCGACCTATTGGAGCAACAAGTTCCACTGGGAATGGGCTACCAAGCCGAACCCACGTGAAAAGGCAAGCTTCCTGCAAGAGAACATCCTGCCGATCCAGGAAAGCGGCCAGCTAAAGTTCGTGGACGCGGAACGGAAGCAGGACACGGACACGCCGTTCGTCAAGGGGCTTTTCCCCGGTTTCGACGTGCTGATGGTGAACGGCCACACGGACGCCATGATGATCCCACACATTGCCTACAAGGGCCGCACGGTGATCTACATGGCCGACCTGATCCCCAGCGCCAATCACATCCCCGTACCCTGGGTGATCAGCTACGACACACGCCCGTTGTTGAGCATGCAGGAGAAGGCACCGTTGCTGGAGTCCGCGGCGGACAAGGGCTCCATCCTCTACTTCGAGCACGACCCGGTGACGGAATGCGCAGTGGTGGAGCGCACCGAGAAAGGCGTGCGGCTGAAAGAGACCTTGCGATTGGGGGAGATATAG
- the rho gene encoding transcription termination factor Rho — protein MYEKAALEALKLTELKEIAKQLKLKKFETLKKQDLIAKILEASPALDNRDTDAIAQLAIDDEAPDPEPDPEPKEDDDEDDEDDDEEDDDDDDDEDGNDDEDDEEDDQDEQSGATAKPDAPERHKREAHKPLAAKDEGTDERPRRQEERPNDTNDRFDPRDRQQRRGRRPRVEADRQNKPEQGSPEEQNTGVSATTEQSAQNEGGNDQNRGQREGRDDQRHPREQGQQGQQGRDQQRNEQRNEPRPPREQNDQRNDPNRDQQREQQRRNDQQRNQQQQQPQLPASFEAFIETDGVLEIMPEGYGFLRSSDYNYLPSPDDVYVTQQQIKQAGLKLGDTVHGYVRPPRDQDKFFPLVKVESINGRDPEWARDRVPFKFLTPLFPDEKFDLTTKGGNLSTRVLDLFAPIGKGQRGLIVAQPKTGKTILLKDVANAIAANHPEAYLIVLLIDERPEEVTDMQRSVNGEVIASTFDEPATRHVAVATMVLEKAKCLTECGHDVVILLDSITRLARAYNTVQPASGKILSGGVDANALQKPKRFFGAARKIENGGSLTILATALTETGSKMDEVIFEEFKGTGNMELQLDRKISNRRIFPAIDILASGTRRDDLLHHKDVLQRTWILRKHLADMTPVEAMEFVKGRMEGTKSNEEFLVSMNG, from the coding sequence ATGTACGAGAAAGCCGCACTTGAGGCCCTTAAGCTCACCGAGCTGAAGGAGATCGCCAAGCAATTGAAGCTGAAAAAGTTCGAGACCCTGAAAAAGCAGGATCTCATCGCCAAGATCCTTGAAGCCTCCCCGGCTCTGGATAATCGGGATACGGATGCCATCGCTCAACTGGCCATCGACGACGAGGCCCCCGATCCGGAACCGGATCCAGAACCGAAGGAGGACGACGATGAGGATGACGAGGACGACGATGAGGAGGATGACGATGATGATGACGACGAGGACGGAAATGACGATGAAGACGACGAGGAGGATGATCAGGACGAACAGTCCGGCGCCACGGCCAAGCCGGATGCACCGGAACGGCACAAACGCGAAGCGCACAAGCCGTTAGCCGCAAAGGACGAGGGGACGGATGAACGCCCCCGTCGACAGGAGGAGCGGCCCAATGACACCAACGACCGCTTTGACCCCCGTGACCGCCAGCAGCGTCGCGGACGCAGACCACGCGTCGAAGCCGACCGGCAGAACAAGCCCGAGCAAGGATCCCCCGAAGAACAGAACACAGGAGTTTCCGCGACCACTGAACAGTCCGCGCAGAACGAAGGCGGGAACGACCAGAACCGCGGTCAACGCGAAGGACGTGACGATCAACGCCACCCACGCGAGCAGGGTCAGCAAGGTCAGCAAGGCCGCGATCAGCAGCGGAACGAGCAGCGCAATGAGCCACGCCCACCACGCGAACAGAACGATCAACGGAACGACCCGAACCGTGATCAACAGCGCGAGCAGCAGCGCCGCAACGACCAGCAGCGCAATCAGCAGCAACAGCAGCCGCAGCTACCCGCCAGCTTTGAGGCGTTCATCGAAACGGACGGCGTACTGGAGATCATGCCCGAGGGCTACGGCTTCCTGCGCAGCAGTGACTACAACTACCTGCCCTCACCGGACGATGTCTATGTGACACAGCAGCAGATCAAGCAGGCCGGCCTCAAGTTGGGAGACACCGTCCACGGCTACGTGCGCCCGCCGCGCGACCAGGACAAGTTCTTCCCGCTGGTGAAGGTCGAGAGCATCAACGGCCGCGACCCCGAGTGGGCGCGCGACCGCGTTCCCTTCAAGTTCCTCACGCCGCTCTTCCCCGACGAAAAGTTCGACCTCACCACCAAGGGCGGCAACCTCAGCACCCGCGTATTGGACCTCTTCGCCCCGATCGGCAAAGGCCAGCGCGGCCTGATCGTCGCACAGCCCAAGACGGGTAAGACGATCTTGCTGAAGGACGTGGCCAACGCCATCGCCGCCAACCATCCGGAGGCCTACCTCATCGTGCTGTTGATCGACGAACGCCCGGAGGAGGTGACCGATATGCAGCGCAGCGTGAACGGCGAAGTGATCGCGAGCACCTTCGACGAGCCCGCCACCCGACACGTCGCCGTGGCCACCATGGTACTTGAGAAGGCCAAGTGCCTCACCGAATGCGGCCACGACGTGGTGATCCTGCTGGACTCCATCACCCGCTTGGCCCGCGCCTACAACACCGTTCAGCCTGCCAGCGGTAAGATCCTCTCCGGCGGCGTGGACGCCAATGCGCTCCAAAAGCCCAAGCGCTTCTTCGGTGCCGCGCGGAAGATCGAGAACGGCGGCTCCCTGACCATCCTCGCCACCGCGCTCACCGAGACCGGCAGCAAGATGGACGAAGTGATCTTCGAGGAGTTCAAAGGCACGGGTAACATGGAACTGCAGCTCGACCGGAAGATCAGCAACCGCCGCATCTTCCCGGCCATCGACATCCTTGCCAGCGGCACGCGCCGCGACGATCTGCTGCACCACAAGGACGTGCTGCAACGCACCTGGATCCTGCGCAAGCACTTGGCGGACATGACGCCGGTGGAGGCCATGGAGTTCGTGAAAGGCCGCATGGAAGGCACCAAGAGCAACGAGGAGTTCCTCGTCTCGATGAATGGCTAA
- a CDS encoding T9SS type A sorting domain-containing protein, whose protein sequence is MNRSLYLLCAGAFLLYSSDASATQWTVGPGQTYTAPSQVAALVGDGDTVNIQAGTYPSDVTNWTANDLLLRGTGGHAQLASNGTAWGGKGIWVIQGDRTRVEWIEFGECSVPDHNGAGIRMEGKNLTVRHCVFRDNENGILAGTPASVPSNITIEHCEFDHNGYGDGFSHNLYINYTDTLFFRYNYSHHAHVGQELKSRAHVNFIEYNRLSNEATGDASREIDLPDGGQAYLIGNFIQQGPMGQNSNLVGFGAESLSNPGPHAIYAINNTMVNEKNVGSFFSMPATVSFKGYANIMAGGGTIMATGFPNATDTAGNLRAPDIADLNFQSAGTYDYRLFAPSPAQNMGIPAGYSTSGYPLVAWEEYVHPANSEGRCQQATLDAGAHQLCTTAVEERAASAAITLWPNPGRETVHITGANGSRVELLDALGRATGRIGTAGMIDLQGMAAGCYFVRVSTPKGNHFLRLVVE, encoded by the coding sequence ATGAACAGATCACTTTACCTCCTCTGCGCAGGGGCCTTTCTGTTGTATTCCAGCGATGCCAGCGCGACGCAGTGGACCGTGGGCCCCGGACAGACCTACACCGCGCCGAGCCAAGTGGCCGCCTTGGTGGGCGATGGCGACACGGTGAACATCCAGGCCGGCACCTATCCTTCCGACGTGACCAATTGGACCGCCAACGACCTGCTGCTGCGCGGAACGGGCGGCCATGCCCAATTGGCGAGCAACGGCACAGCTTGGGGCGGCAAAGGGATCTGGGTGATCCAAGGCGATCGCACGCGTGTTGAATGGATCGAATTCGGCGAATGCAGCGTGCCCGACCACAACGGCGCTGGGATCCGCATGGAGGGCAAGAACCTCACCGTGCGCCATTGCGTGTTCCGCGACAATGAGAACGGGATCCTTGCGGGAACACCGGCGTCCGTGCCCAGCAACATCACCATCGAGCACTGCGAGTTCGACCACAACGGCTATGGCGACGGGTTCTCGCACAACCTGTACATCAACTACACCGACACGCTGTTCTTCCGCTACAACTACAGCCACCACGCCCATGTGGGGCAAGAGTTGAAGAGCCGTGCGCACGTGAACTTCATTGAATACAACCGCTTGAGCAATGAGGCCACCGGCGATGCCAGCCGCGAGATCGACCTGCCCGACGGCGGTCAGGCCTACCTGATCGGCAACTTCATTCAACAAGGCCCGATGGGGCAGAACAGCAACCTGGTCGGTTTCGGCGCGGAAAGCCTGAGCAACCCGGGGCCACATGCGATCTATGCGATCAACAACACGATGGTGAACGAGAAGAACGTCGGCAGTTTCTTCAGTATGCCCGCCACCGTGTCCTTCAAGGGCTATGCCAACATCATGGCCGGAGGCGGGACGATCATGGCCACCGGCTTCCCGAACGCGACGGACACCGCCGGTAATTTGCGCGCCCCGGACATCGCCGACCTGAACTTCCAATCGGCTGGCACCTATGACTACCGCCTATTTGCCCCTTCCCCGGCGCAGAACATGGGTATTCCCGCAGGCTACTCCACAAGCGGTTATCCGTTGGTGGCCTGGGAAGAATATGTGCATCCGGCGAACAGCGAGGGCCGTTGCCAGCAAGCCACCTTGGATGCGGGCGCCCATCAGCTTTGCACCACCGCGGTGGAGGAGCGCGCGGCCTCTGCGGCGATCACACTCTGGCCGAACCCCGGCCGGGAGACTGTGCATATCACTGGGGCCAATGGATCTCGCGTGGAGCTTTTGGACGCTCTGGGCCGGGCAACAGGAAGGATCGGGACGGCAGGTATGATCGACCTTCAGGGCATGGCCGCCGGATGCTACTTTGTACGGGTGTCCACTCCGAAAGGGAACCATTTCTTGCGGCTGGTTGTGGAATAA
- a CDS encoding peptidoglycan synthetase: protein MKRVHFIAIGGSAMHNLAIALHQQHYEVSGSDDEIFEPSHSRLSNLGLLPERMGWHPEDITTDLDAVILGMHARADNPELQRAQELGIPVFSYPAYFYEQTKEKTRVVIGGSHGKTTITSMIVHVLRAGGTDFDYLVGAQLEGFDCMVRLGAKSKVAVIEGDEYLASTLEPVPKFHLYKPDIALVSGIAWDHINVFKTFESYVEQFTTFISLIEPGGKLIYCAEDPEVKRLAEERKGRKDVAQVPYGVPPHEIRDGRTMLLTAQGEVPLNIFGKHNLMNLEGARHVCHQLGIGDHEFYNAIASFTGAAKRLEKLAEHGDKVVFKDFAHSPSKLKATVDAVREQFPGRKLTACMELHTFSSLSENFLDQYAGCMDSADKALVFYDPHAVQLKRLPPVPTERIRAAFGRKDLQVLTDPIALMGAVREGMWEAPDSSGVLLMMSSGNFGGLDLHAMAEAFIA, encoded by the coding sequence ATGAAACGCGTCCACTTCATCGCCATCGGCGGCAGCGCCATGCACAACCTCGCCATTGCCTTGCACCAGCAGCACTACGAGGTGAGCGGAAGCGATGATGAGATCTTCGAGCCGAGCCACAGCCGCCTGAGCAACTTGGGCCTCCTGCCCGAACGCATGGGCTGGCACCCTGAAGACATAACGACGGACCTGGACGCGGTGATCCTCGGCATGCACGCCCGCGCCGACAATCCCGAGCTGCAGCGGGCGCAGGAGCTGGGCATTCCCGTCTTCAGCTATCCCGCCTACTTCTACGAGCAGACCAAGGAGAAAACGCGTGTCGTGATCGGCGGCAGCCATGGAAAGACCACCATCACCTCCATGATCGTGCATGTCCTGCGCGCTGGTGGCACCGACTTCGATTACTTGGTGGGCGCGCAACTGGAGGGTTTCGACTGCATGGTGCGGTTAGGCGCGAAGAGCAAGGTGGCGGTGATCGAGGGTGATGAATACCTCGCGTCCACGCTGGAACCCGTGCCGAAATTCCACCTGTACAAGCCGGACATCGCGCTGGTGAGCGGGATCGCGTGGGACCACATCAACGTCTTCAAGACCTTCGAGAGCTATGTGGAGCAGTTCACCACCTTCATCAGCCTGATCGAGCCGGGCGGAAAGCTGATCTATTGCGCGGAGGACCCCGAGGTGAAGCGCTTGGCGGAGGAACGGAAGGGCCGGAAGGACGTGGCACAAGTCCCTTACGGTGTGCCGCCGCACGAGATCCGCGATGGAAGGACCATGCTGCTGACGGCGCAAGGTGAAGTACCGCTGAACATCTTCGGCAAGCACAACCTGATGAACCTCGAAGGTGCGCGCCATGTGTGCCATCAGTTAGGCATCGGCGACCATGAATTCTACAATGCCATCGCCTCTTTCACCGGCGCGGCGAAGCGGCTGGAAAAGCTGGCGGAGCATGGTGACAAAGTGGTATTCAAGGATTTCGCCCATTCGCCCAGCAAGCTGAAAGCCACGGTGGACGCCGTGCGTGAGCAGTTTCCCGGCCGGAAGCTGACGGCCTGCATGGAACTGCACACCTTCAGCAGCCTGAGCGAAAACTTCCTCGACCAGTACGCCGGATGCATGGACAGCGCGGACAAGGCGCTCGTGTTCTATGATCCGCACGCGGTGCAGTTGAAACGCCTTCCACCTGTGCCGACGGAGCGCATCCGCGCCGCCTTCGGCCGAAAGGACCTCCAGGTGCTCACCGACCCGATCGCCTTGATGGGCGCGGTGCGTGAAGGCATGTGGGAGGCCCCGGATTCATCGGGTGTGCTACTGATGATGAGCAGCGGCAACTTCGGCGGGCTGGACCTCCATGCGATGGCGGAGGCGTTCATTGCTTGA
- a CDS encoding Rieske 2Fe-2S domain-containing protein encodes MIVEGTRWKRVEEGSPETLPEGKLMRVKVGGRSICIVRNGGKLHALLDRCPHQGSSFIGGWCEGGDLICPMHRMGFNIATGRSRSGGMDNAEVFPLEERPDGVFIGFAYTTVKIFGVELW; translated from the coding sequence ATGATCGTGGAAGGCACTCGTTGGAAACGCGTGGAGGAGGGCAGTCCGGAAACCCTTCCGGAAGGCAAGCTGATGCGCGTGAAGGTGGGCGGCAGATCGATCTGCATCGTGCGCAACGGCGGCAAACTGCACGCGTTGCTGGACCGATGCCCGCACCAGGGCAGCAGCTTCATCGGCGGCTGGTGCGAGGGCGGCGACCTCATCTGCCCGATGCACCGCATGGGCTTCAACATCGCCACGGGCCGAAGTCGCTCCGGTGGGATGGACAACGCCGAGGTCTTTCCGCTGGAAGAGCGTCCGGACGGGGTCTTCATCGGCTTCGCCTATACCACGGTGAAGATCTTCGGGGTGGAGTTGTGGTGA
- a CDS encoding DUF4293 domain-containing protein: MIQRRQTVFLLLAALCGALTFLFPVDSFLRGDQGFVFRTTGFFMADGTPVVDAAVKVPFAPVLALISVLLVAIVFFYKNRRRQLLLARTANLLTMAVVVFLFITDNSVRAYLAQGGRVEGTFGVSAGLPLLMIVFILLAESGIRKDQALVKSMDRLR, from the coding sequence ATGATCCAACGAAGACAGACCGTATTCCTGCTGCTGGCAGCACTTTGCGGAGCGCTCACCTTTTTGTTCCCTGTGGATTCCTTCCTGCGCGGCGACCAAGGGTTCGTTTTTCGCACCACGGGTTTTTTCATGGCCGATGGGACGCCGGTGGTCGATGCCGCCGTCAAGGTCCCGTTCGCCCCGGTGCTCGCCCTGATCTCGGTGCTGCTGGTGGCGATCGTATTCTTCTACAAGAACCGTCGGCGCCAATTGTTGCTCGCACGTACCGCCAACCTGTTGACCATGGCCGTGGTGGTCTTCCTCTTCATCACCGATAACTCCGTTCGTGCTTATCTGGCACAAGGTGGAAGGGTTGAAGGCACGTTCGGGGTTTCCGCCGGCCTGCCATTGCTCATGATCGTGTTCATCCTGCTTGCCGAGAGCGGTATCCGCAAGGACCAGGCGCTGGTGAAGAGCATGGATCGGCTTCGATAG
- the dapB gene encoding 4-hydroxy-tetrahydrodipicolinate reductase produces MKIALYGYGKMGKVIDQVAVARGHQVVLRVDHANAGTPPTGADVAIEFSSPATAMDNMRLCLAHKVPVVVGTTGWYDHLGEIRSLVQEKEGSLLWASNFSIGVNLFFKLNKYLTGLMDGQPGYAARIDETHHVHKLDAPSGTAITLARDIDLKSGRYSGWEKVENEVMEEREVNERVPIHSERIGEVPGTHTVSWAGAEDKITITHEAFGRQGFATGAVVAAEWLRGRTGLFTMNDVLDSQL; encoded by the coding sequence ATGAAGATCGCCCTCTACGGATACGGAAAAATGGGAAAGGTCATCGATCAAGTGGCGGTGGCGCGGGGCCATCAGGTGGTGCTGCGCGTGGACCATGCCAACGCGGGCACGCCACCCACCGGTGCGGACGTGGCCATCGAGTTCAGCAGTCCGGCCACGGCGATGGACAACATGCGGCTTTGCTTGGCGCACAAGGTGCCGGTGGTGGTGGGCACCACGGGCTGGTATGACCACCTTGGCGAGATCCGATCATTGGTTCAAGAAAAAGAAGGTAGCCTCCTATGGGCCAGCAACTTCAGCATCGGCGTGAACCTCTTCTTTAAGCTGAACAAGTACCTGACGGGACTGATGGATGGTCAGCCCGGATATGCGGCGCGGATCGATGAGACGCACCACGTCCACAAGCTCGATGCGCCCAGCGGAACGGCCATCACTTTGGCGCGGGATATTGATCTGAAGAGCGGACGGTACAGTGGTTGGGAGAAGGTGGAGAATGAGGTGATGGAGGAAAGAGAGGTGAATGAGCGGGTGCCCATTCACAGCGAGCGCATTGGCGAGGTACCGGGGACGCATACCGTGAGCTGGGCCGGTGCGGAGGATAAGATCACGATCACCCATGAAGCGTTCGGGCGGCAGGGATTCGCTACGGGCGCCGTGGTGGCGGCGGAATGGCTGCGTGGCCGCACGGGGCTGTTCACGATGAACGATGTGCTGGACAGCCAACTCTAG
- a CDS encoding DUF4199 domain-containing protein: protein MSGIKTTLLLALLAMVLRTGLFFAGVEVAPFKFIPAHLLLIVLAVYFSGHVLLNRDPSRGFGELLRVGFQSALLYAFLLSLFIWVYYKTMDNTAFSTYNEKLIQGFVAQGHPEALAREKVGSMYNAGSYAVISFFGLFMAGALNAMVFGVVHHKLLRRFRSR from the coding sequence ATGTCCGGCATCAAGACCACCCTACTGCTGGCGCTCTTGGCGATGGTGCTCCGGACCGGCCTGTTCTTTGCCGGCGTGGAAGTGGCGCCGTTCAAGTTCATTCCCGCACACCTGCTGCTGATCGTGCTGGCGGTGTACTTCAGCGGTCACGTCCTGTTGAACCGCGACCCGTCACGCGGCTTCGGGGAATTGCTGCGTGTCGGCTTCCAGTCCGCGTTGCTCTATGCCTTCCTGCTGTCGCTCTTCATCTGGGTCTACTACAAGACCATGGACAACACCGCGTTCAGCACTTACAACGAAAAGCTCATCCAAGGCTTCGTTGCGCAAGGACATCCGGAGGCGCTGGCACGGGAGAAGGTCGGCTCGATGTATAACGCAGGCAGCTATGCCGTGATCTCCTTCTTCGGGCTGTTCATGGCCGGTGCGCTCAACGCCATGGTATTCGGGGTCGTGCATCACAAGCTGTTGCGGCGGTTCCGCTCCCGATAG
- a CDS encoding ComEC family competence protein, whose translation MHGSGTFTSAIIRAPLLRAVIPFILGLVLGLWLPISFTTGWAAVLLALGLWAFLAFRKQQYGSRWASGVALFVLLLAFGGLWQRLHSAESREDHVGRLAANASGWKVEVTEVASAKERTVRVWAEVRAAFVDGKAVPASGRMLVTLLRDSTRETPKNGDRLLLASRATAIERVPNPGGFDVRQWAAGHGAGHECFAPDDRWSVLGSRPGGLGFFEKARGRISGWLLRSGLPDRERALVKAILLGMRDELEPEQNQAFVRSGTIHVLAVSGTHVGIIYIAVLWGLLFLGKDQRGRLIRGCAALVALWLYAGITGFSPSVLRATVMFSLFTLAEMSRARSESLNSLACAAIVLLLWDPSMLLQLGFQLSFLAVLGIAVFYRPIHLVWAPPNAVASFFWSLIVVSLSAQAFTIPLCLYVFHAFPVWFLPANMAIVGLVGAGVYGGIALLALHAVPVIGPFIATLMKWLLLLLGWLSGFFAGLPGAYPAVRIGFWGMVGLYLLLVFVAAWMLQHSKWARSATLATVAALLFSWGWTAHQRNAQRSFAVYNDRDGTVAVFVQGRTLHVFADGATTWTERSIQDQVRRAGIEQEVRVDSLPRYVSQGGSRYDFLPVERTVEELDRTAAPRTVVMHGKGWLDLAVLPDHGSTLWVLSADMSGRQRSMMRRWGEKQGAAVFDIRQAGAYVRP comes from the coding sequence ATGCATGGCAGCGGGACCTTCACCAGTGCGATCATCCGCGCGCCGCTGCTGCGGGCCGTGATCCCTTTCATCCTTGGGCTGGTGCTGGGGCTGTGGCTCCCGATCTCCTTCACTACCGGTTGGGCCGCAGTGTTGCTGGCGCTCGGCCTATGGGCGTTCTTGGCCTTCCGGAAGCAGCAATACGGTAGCCGCTGGGCTTCGGGCGTGGCCTTGTTCGTTCTGCTGTTGGCGTTCGGTGGCCTGTGGCAGCGCCTGCATTCCGCAGAGAGCCGGGAGGACCATGTGGGCCGTTTGGCCGCCAACGCTTCCGGCTGGAAGGTGGAAGTAACGGAGGTAGCCTCGGCCAAGGAGCGCACGGTCCGGGTTTGGGCAGAGGTCCGTGCTGCCTTTGTTGATGGCAAAGCTGTCCCCGCAAGCGGCCGGATGCTGGTCACGCTTCTTCGGGACAGCACCCGTGAAACCCCGAAGAACGGCGACCGCCTGCTGCTGGCCTCACGCGCCACCGCGATCGAGCGGGTCCCCAACCCCGGCGGCTTCGATGTGCGCCAATGGGCGGCCGGCCATGGTGCGGGGCATGAGTGTTTCGCGCCGGATGACCGCTGGTCCGTGCTGGGTTCCCGCCCCGGCGGCTTGGGCTTTTTTGAGAAAGCGCGGGGCCGCATCTCCGGCTGGCTGCTCCGGTCGGGCCTTCCGGACCGGGAACGTGCCTTGGTGAAGGCGATCCTGTTGGGCATGCGGGATGAGCTGGAACCCGAGCAGAACCAAGCCTTCGTGCGAAGCGGCACCATCCACGTGCTGGCGGTGAGCGGCACCCACGTGGGCATCATCTACATCGCCGTGCTGTGGGGCTTGCTTTTCTTGGGAAAGGACCAGCGTGGACGGCTCATCCGCGGTTGTGCCGCTTTGGTCGCGCTGTGGTTGTATGCGGGCATCACGGGTTTCTCCCCGTCGGTGCTGCGGGCCACGGTGATGTTCTCCCTCTTCACCTTGGCCGAGATGTCGCGCGCGCGTTCGGAATCGCTGAACAGCTTGGCCTGCGCGGCGATCGTGCTGTTGCTGTGGGACCCTTCGATGTTGTTGCAGCTCGGCTTCCAGCTGTCCTTTCTCGCCGTGCTGGGCATCGCGGTCTTCTACCGGCCCATCCATCTGGTGTGGGCACCGCCGAACGCCGTGGCGAGCTTCTTCTGGTCGCTCATCGTGGTGAGCCTTTCCGCGCAGGCCTTCACCATTCCGCTTTGCCTCTATGTGTTCCATGCGTTCCCGGTGTGGTTCCTGCCGGCGAACATGGCCATCGTGGGGCTGGTGGGAGCGGGCGTGTACGGCGGCATCGCGCTGCTGGCACTTCATGCCGTGCCGGTGATCGGACCTTTCATCGCCACGTTGATGAAATGGCTGCTGCTGTTGCTGGGTTGGCTCTCCGGCTTTTTCGCGGGATTGCCCGGTGCGTACCCCGCCGTCCGCATCGGCTTTTGGGGAATGGTGGGCCTGTACCTGTTGCTGGTCTTCGTGGCCGCGTGGATGCTGCAACACAGTAAGTGGGCACGCTCCGCGACCTTGGCAACGGTCGCGGCCCTGCTGTTCAGTTGGGGATGGACCGCCCATCAGCGCAATGCGCAGCGGAGTTTTGCGGTGTACAATGACCGGGACGGGACCGTGGCCGTGTTCGTGCAAGGCCGCACCCTGCACGTCTTCGCCGATGGGGCCACCACGTGGACGGAACGCAGTATCCAGGACCAGGTGCGGAGGGCCGGGATCGAGCAAGAGGTGCGGGTGGACAGCCTGCCGCGATACGTGTCACAGGGTGGATCGCGCTACGATTTTCTTCCCGTGGAGCGGACAGTAGAAGAGCTGGATCGGACCGCCGCTCCGCGGACGGTCGTGATGCACGGCAAAGGCTGGCTGGATCTCGCAGTACTGCCGGATCACGGATCGACACTATGGGTGCTTAGCGCGGACATGTCCGGACGCCAGCGTTCGATGATGCGCCGCTGGGGCGAGAAGCAAGGCGCAGCGGTCTTCGATATCCGGCAGGCCGGAGCGTATGTTCGCCCCTGA